A region of the Styela clava chromosome 1, kaStyClav1.hap1.2, whole genome shotgun sequence genome:
aagttcgagtagttttagggttcaatgtgtgtgataaacttcatatattctgctttgatatgaatttataaaatcgcgtgcctcttgagcggaaagactttctattaatatttgaaaattgcaaaattaaaccctttttcgctttacgtaattttgatgaatagaggtatcttcaacagggaagtacccccttttctaagttcgagtagttttaggttcaatgtgtgtgataaacttcatatattccactttgataagaaattataaaatttggtgccacttgagcggaaggactttctattaagaACATATTTGGACACAATTTATCCCATGTCTGATCTCGAATCTATGCGAGACGCTCTATTAAAAGCGCAGAATAATTTCTTATGAAATTTTCATAACATCGACTGCGTTTTTCACAGCACtaatattgttattaaaatcaCCGAttgttcaaaatcggaaattcccatgcAACGGCTTCTAAAACGTTCGCCGAGATTGTGTGTTCGTTAAAACGGCTGATATATTCAGCGTACAATGACTCTTATGTGGcttgaaatatttaatccgcGACAACTACAGGAATTTGAAAAGTccttctatattaatttaattgtgttcagtGTAACTCGTTGTTGCGTCGATAGAGTCTACTGTAATATActacggcaatctgtggacataataaTATGAGATAAATTGCGTCAACAAAATGAAAGCGTTAATTCTCAAATTAACACGgtaatccgcggacataaaaatgtgtggtaaagtgacTGATAATATCGTGTTGTATGTAATTTGTATTTTcgcaaatttgataaatctgagctgttcttGTAATATTGACACGGCTCTATCGCATTTCTTTCGGTTAGACAAATCCCTGCGTcagcaataaaatttcattcagttAAATTTAGTTCAAAAAGTTGATTGAAGATACTTTacacattaattattttatataaaaaggtatttttacaatgaataaaaagtgcctcgctcgcacaattgacaaaaaataaataaacaatatgtaattttaatCTTTCTTCATGAAACAAGACATTTGTCTTCCGCTATTTGTCATTACGGCTGAATAACATGTCACGCTGCCGAAAATAATCGGCTATTTTAATAACAACATTAGCGCTGTGAAAATCGTCAATTGTGCATTTTCACGGCGATTGTTGGTCTCGGGTGGTTGGTCTTGATGTTTCTTCCATATCTATATTCGAGAGCAATTCTATAATCGAGAGCAGATCTGCCGTGTGGAATTTAGAAATCGCCTACGTTTTACTCCATCACCCTTCAAAAAGCACAAAACTGTAATATCACTcttcaatgagcacaaaaacgagacttaacgcaccgctgcgcacaattcgaagaaggtttgctactagcttcacagtggtcttTATGACGCAGGTTCGATGGGAATTTATTGCGCCTTTGGCATCACAAAATGATTCGCATGACTGCAGATCAGCTGAGAAAATAACTAATTACGGCCGCATTATGAAAAATAAGTCATGTTACACATTGCCAAAACCAAGTCGACACACGAATTTTTAGAAAGAAGCTCAGTCGCTACATAGCTTCATTTAGGGGGGAATAAAAGGAATTTCCTTATTCAAActagaatttttataaataacaataaGGACATATGTGTCTGTATATTCGctacattttataaattttaatttgtcaaTATTAACAATCTTCGGAGTAGGCCTATcaggaaaatatatataatatgtaggCGTATTCATAGCAAGTTATTGAATTTCGGTAATTTTTGCAAAGTAAAATTATTAGTTGTAAATCGAGTTCAAATCgcattttttaaaatagaacAAAACAAGTTCATACCAATTCATTTTCCAAGTATTATAGTTGTTGTTTGTCATTCGAGTCGCAGGCCCGTAGCCCGAGGACAAGACGTATTGTTTAAAGATGTcttaaaaaaattggaataagcTTTTAATCATAAAACACGTAACAATTAGAAGTAGTACAACTGTAGGTTGTAATGACGATAACGCGTCATGCACTGAGAATACCAAAACCAGCTtaaaagcgaccattcgttaAGAGAGAATATCGATGGACGAATAATTAACGAACTCGTGAGTGCAGTGGAACTTGGTATTTTGTTTGGCTTCTCAGCAATGATTTGGAACTGTCATTTGTATGTGTATATATACACAATTGCAATACATGTATTCTGAACCATGAGTATATATTTCGAATATGTGTCCATCGAAACAGAATCGGCTACAACAACAGCAAATACTAAAATTATCCCCTAAATATAACTTAACACGTCACGGATTGTATTGAAAATGGATAAGACAGAAAGGAACAGTATATACCTCAACCATAATACCTGTAAAATTGTGAAGAGCAAGTTGGCAATAATACATCAATTGTGTGCTGTTGAAGTCGCGTTCGTTGTTGGGAGTGGGGATTAGGAAACTGCAAAAGGAAGATGTGATAGAGATCAAGCTTGTAACTGGAACGCTCCCATCTTCCAATTTGCAATACAACGCAAAAACTTTATTAAGTGGCTAAATATACATGATTTGCAGACACAAACTTTTAATTCATTGGTCTTCGCAAGTTCATGATTAATCTTAACTGTGCAACAACTAGCATGCatttgtaaacaaaaaaattggataTCACCAAAATGGAATGCTCTTTCTGTCGTATTTATTAGCAGatagtataattttatttcatgtcTTGAAATTTGACGAATCTACTGGTACTACCCATTTATTAGCAACAAATGAACGctttcaaatcatttttctcTAGGTCTAGTCTAGAAAATAAATAGCCGATCGCGACCTGGTGGTAAAAGTGTAAGCACCCTTTCGCATACACATTTGTAAACAAACAGAAGATCAGTGCAATCGTGGGTCACTTGGCAATCGTTGGCTCGCCCTTCCAGCCTTCTGCTGCTTGCAATCTTTCCAGCGTCCAGTCTACAGGTCTATTAGCTTAGGTAAGAATTTCTGCGATTTCCATCGATAAGAATTGGAAGAAActtttctgaaaaatacaataatacGTTTTTCCAACTGACAAGGTACGGTAAGTTAATACAGTAAAAGGTAACCTACTGTTTCCAGGTTtcggtatagtttagtaccacatgcactttctagttggcctggctcaacaatttttgcatatgtcaatcctaacccccgcctgactacgtcaccaaaaaatcacgtcattccgacgtcacagtggcgtaataaggcccaccgaagtatgcgaatAGTCGTCCAAAACttgcagacgatcacccgaaatcgagcaagctatttctctcgttttatcGTTGTGACCAAAGTGTAATAGTCATGTGTTAAAGTGTTATCGGcagcgcagatgccatttcgggcgatcgtaattatactttggcaatccctatgatgTGATGgcgacgtcgtagtgacgtaatttttggctggcatagtcaggtggttaggaataacatatgcaaaattcgtcaCAACGTCATTCGTCGAAAACCACCTCTTTACGAGACACTCTGCGCCTCCAACGGGCAAAAATAGGCAATCCAGCGCTGTGTAACAAACTAAGAaagcacaaaataaaaatgtcacCGATAGATTCCTTGAAAAAATAATCTGATTCACTGAAGGAAATAAATTTACCATAGTATTCgtagtttttagcaaaaaacaaCAATTGAGATGCCCTTGTTCCAGTGACAAattgagtgtttgttttattaaaccaAATGTTATGACATCTTGGAATCGCAGAACTGTGCCCCTCTGGAATGTCCTATCACATCATTAACCCCCACTTAATTCTTAGATGGAATCAATATTGAAATCACTTTATCTTTCTGATCTAACTCTCCTTGAGTTAGCTGGTGCAATGAGGCGTGAAATGGATAGAGGATTGGCAGCAAAAACAAATGAAGGAGCAGAGATGAGAATGCTGCCAACTTATGTGACTGGAACTCCTGATGGAACGGgtgattttatataaaattttcattgtgGTTGCAGTATGACTTGATAAAAAATGACTTTTCACATCTGTATTTCGTCAGAGCCCTAATTTATGACTTTTAATGTGGATAATTAGGGCTGGACATTCCAAAGCGAATACCGGTAGAAATTATCGAATTGGTCCAAACAAAAATTTGGAATTGCCaccatctttttttttctgtccACCAAGAGTGAATGTGAATTCTACAATTGTcttttgaagccatatttttacaatgcaattctgacatatgacttgTATTTCCTAGTTAGTTAATGCTGGAACATGTTTCTCATTATCAGCGAACTATATATatgagtgatggattctatgttttcagtaatttatgtgtctgaagGACCCATTATATATatgagtgatggattctatgttttcagtaatttatgtgtctgaagGACCCATTACTAAAAAGGCACATTTAATTACAAGTTTAttagtttcaaaaaaatatattagattttgaaatcatcaggtattgaAAATGCCCAGTCCTTGTGATAATTGAAGTGTTAAACTTCAGACAGAAACCCAAAAAGCAAAGGTAACTGACCTAAACTGATCAATATCTACATGCAATGAAAGAAAGGGTGCATAAGCAAAAGCTTCTGTTGTCGGtcaaaaattttttgtcaaacttCAGCCGTTTTTAAATAACTGGGAGCCGGGCATAAATTTTTCTTGAAGATCCAGGAAATTAGGTATGCTTCTCCGAGTTGGAAAATTTTAGATCcttgtaaaaaatataaattcccCGCGTAGCTTATTAGAGGACGCTTGCATAGAGCCTTGTTGAGCGTGAAGTTATAGAAACTTATCATAAAAATAAGTTGAATCTTTGATGACTGtaaatttcacaatattttgtGTTCAATGTCCtaggaaaaattttttttttttacttttttcatgTCTTCCATAGAGGACGGTGAATTCTTGGCATTTGATCTCGGAGGaacaaattttcgaatattacTTGTTAAACTCGTCGCTGGTGAACACAAAAATATAACCATGAATAGTCAGATATATCATATTTCACAGGAAATAATGACTGGAACCGGTGCCCAGGTAGATCTAAATTTTTGTTTGATATGAATAAGTCTGTGAGCACAATTCGATTATTATATTGCATATTAACCTATGATTACTCTTAAAGTGAGGAGAAACGATTTCAACAATTTCTTCTCTTTGTCTATTTTGTCTATTTTTATTGGATTCAGAAACTCCAGATATTTCAGTTTAGcgttgtattttttatattgtgtttattatatatattaaccCCTTAGTGTGGTAGTTGGGTCTTACTTATTATAATAACTATAtagttgattttatttatataaatggaAATTAGTAATGAGACATTTCATAGgacctttttttcaaattttcaatagcCTATCTCAGTTACTTTCcttaagataaaataaaattctgtatTGTTCTAGCTTTTTGACCATCTTGTGGAATGTTTGTGGGATTTTCTCTCGGAACGCGAAATAACATCTCAGCTTCTGCCTATCGGATTCACTTTTTCTTTTCCTTCTAATCATTTAGGAATTGATAAGGTAAGTTAGTCTATGCTTGTAAGTTTGGGTGTGCTtataagaaaaagaaaaacatttaaAGGATGCTAATGATTTGTGTAACTATACGATGTTTTAGAGAGTTTGAATTACCGGTAACAGTTgtgataggattcacatatttattccggggaagAGGAACGTCAATAAGGCGGTTTAATGATATGGCAAACTGCTGTACTGCTTCAAATCTTGCATCAAGAAGTTTTTACTTGCGTAATCTCCCATTTTACTTGTCTCCATAATTGTTTATAAGCTCTCGGCACAGTTGTCTCtcgtaactttgtttagagattAGTCTCTTTTTCTTATACCGTGGCTCCTTCACACAAAGTAATCATATACGAAATTGAAGACCAACTTTGGTAATCAATATCATCATCAGTACTACGGCGAGTATGTTCATAACAATGCCAAAAGCCAATTACGAAATCCGATAAATCGTTCTTTATATACGCTATATTTGTTTAAGTTTAATTGTAATTCAATTCCTTCTTTTTCTTATTTGTTTCTATAATTCAGAACATCTTACTTTGTTGGACGAAAGGTTACACAGCAAGTGGTATGGTTGGTGAAGATATTGGAAAATTATTGAACGAAGCAATAGATAGGAAATCCAAAATACGACCCCTGGTAAGAATAGTGGATTATGTATACTAAGTTCATTTTGGAAGGGGAAAAGTCGAGGAGATGACTTGGTCATATGGCAAACTTCGACCTatcatctggttaccagttccTATAGGCCAGTGgctcccaaagttgattgatcaggggccaaaattagaacttgaaatatatttttgtgtcgTGAGAGAGGAGCGAATTGAATTGTTACACATGCTCaattgtgataatgacgtaacaattgacgATATCTAGAATGCAAAAAAGTAAAAGCACAAAGTGTTAAACACTTAAACTATTTTACTCAAGTCCGTATCAAATCATTACGCTGGTCGTAATTGGCCCACAAGCCgtggtttgggaaccactgatataggcTGTGGAAATAGTTAACCAGTCATTTGTTCCAAAGGAATGAACTAGTCATAGCCAACCAGTGGTTACTAAATTGTTTTAATGAATAACACATTGATGTCAGTGTGTATCTAATTAGTTTGAATTAATGAATGCGAAAAAAGTTGATTGATTGGTTCTTCATACTTTTTAGTTTCCAAACGAGCTCAAGCTCTGAGACTTCAATTACTCCaagattattttttataaattcaacttttctTAATTACCTCCAAAATCAAGAATATAAAGTAATGAATTTAcggttttttcaatttttcggcctgatttttttttggagGGGGATGGGTGTGGGCTATATTTGTTTCAATATCTCTAGGTCCGGCCTCTTCAAGCATGATTGTGTTAATTTTATATCTGGGTCAATACATTTCATAATATACATTTTATTACCTATACATTTCATACTTTGTACTGCCATCTGTTATTTGTCTTATTCTTCCTAAAAGCTTAGTAGCAATCATAACATGGTTCCCACAATAAAGTGTTTTATGACCCTTGAGGTTTTGCCGATTCAACGAAAACCAACAGATTGGACAGCACAGCTGTTAACCTATGGGCTCTACAGTGCAGTACTTACAACATCATATTCACAAGTTATTTCAACATTCCAGTTAATgggttgttcaaaatgatttctCCTACcttgtttttcaatatattgCCCCTTTATTGTTAAGAATAGTTAATTCTGAAAGTATAATTCTATCCAAACAAACATGGGTATGAGTGCATATGGGTGCTCAACTGACCaacaaagaaacaatttttctgTACTTATTGCGAACTTACGATATATGGAAAATGCCCCTTTTACATGCTGGATGGACTCATTAGACGAAGAATAGGGTACCGGTaatttaaattgattcaaatgTTGGATCTATTTTGGACATCTATTGATAGGATTTGGCGGACTGTTGAATATGAATGAACCAATTTGAATGATTTGCCACTTGAGCTATAACTTATGCCATTGTTTTTATTCCTTACTTTTTAGAATTTTGACTTGAAAATAATGGCAATTATGAATGATACAGTTGGAACTGTGGTCTCATGTGGTTATGATGACAATGATACTTGCATGGGCATGATAGTTGGTAAGTATATTGTCTTATTTTGATGAAAGTTGCGCGAAATGAAGTCACACACACACTCACTCAGTCAATACATAGGGcaaggtggtccaaacccaggcctgcAGTCTCAGTATCTGTGTCCCGCTTCGCACTTGCCGGAGAATAATCAAAAAAACGCATTTGGTGTTGTCTAGTCATAAATATAAACAgtgaaattgcaaagggaatgcatcgataccatatattgttttggccctcacagatgtattaaatggagtaaaaatacttgaacaattaccgattaaaaaacaacaaacctggttaagatatattgagaacaaCTGACTTGAAAATTGTGgggggactttatggacactctgtATAATATATCATGGTGCATAGTCCTATTGGTTAAATCATGGGCGTCCAACCTTGATAAATACatgagggccagatacaaatagcTAGATGAAAGCTCGGGtcacacctttatttaacataggtcTCTAGTAGTAAGAACTAAGAAGCACAAAAATCTTATGACATGCATTATTCACTTCGTACAAGCTAGCAATATTGTAACGTCATGGGCATAGGTAAAAAATCGAACTATGGTACAGGCTTTGCAACGTAAAGAGATTGGAGTCCAGAGAGTAccagattaaaataaataaaaaactcatTTCGCGGGCTGTACGTCATTCAAAATCGGCACTTCTCTGCTGGCCACGTAATTATATTGAACAATATTGATAGGAAAAAGCTATTCAAAACTCGTGTCAAACTTGAAGACAAACAttttgctattctaatatttcaCTCATATTTCTAACAATTATTTAGGGACTGGTACAAACATGGCATACAtggaaaaacaagaaaatattgaattgcTGGAGAAGAAAACACCTGCAAGTGAGATGTGCATTAATGCAGAGTGGGGAGCATTTGGTGATAAAAGTGAAAGTCTCAAAGCAATCAGAACGGAATATGATATTTACATTGATGAAAACTCACCAAATAAAGGACAATATATGTATGAGGTTTTTATATggtgattaaaaaacaacagacctggttaagatatattgagaactgacttcataacaaaattgaaattgtaataggtcgttatggacaccctgtatgtaTGAACAATAAATAAAGTGAACCTCTATTTTCCATTCTCATGATTTCGTTTTTCCAGATTTGATAAAATGATCAGTGGAATGTACATGGGTGAACTACTTCGTTTGATAATTGTCAAACTCATTTCAAATGgtgaaatatttgaagaaattgctCCCGACAGCAAGATATTCAGTCCTGGATTGTCTGCAGCATTTGTTTCACATATAGTCAAGTATGTAATATTAGTAAGCTTAATTTTAAACAAGAAGTTTCATGAAGTGAAATTTGACGTTTCTGCCATTGTTAATGCTGAAGTCATGTAATCATAATATACTGTTAGATCAGGATTCTgcctgaaattttttttttgggggggggggggttgacCCACGCAACTTTCTTTGTACCATGCTTCATATTAGAGCCCCAGAGTGAAGGTGTCAAAAATTTTATAGGACATACGACAATgctttatcaaattttttctattttccagTTTTAATAACGACAACGATCAAATTCGTCAATGTGTCGCAAGATTTGGATTGATTGCCAGTGATGAAGACTGCAATAAACTTGTTCAGGTAATGACTGAacagtatttaatttttttccatgATGAAAAGgtacaccgaaacgtagtatgtgtaccaggttagggtaggccataatttcaggtacaaatactacgggagtcacttggctagtccccgaactcgtaatagaactaaaataaggaaaatggaataaaattatggcctaaccctaacctggtacacatactacattccagtgtccgccatcttggttcacattctaTGTCAATACCAATGAAAATACACTTTCTACAAACAGAATATATAACAAAGTAAAATTCTATAGTGGCTATGgttgttattattaagtaaaagaaaaaaaatgtatcacaGGTTCTCACAGTGCTTTGTACAGAGCGTCAGGGCTCCATAAGAGAAGCCGAGACttaaatactgacttggctagtAACTGCCCCAAGAAGCAATAACGTTATCCCTGGCGCAACATTGCAATTTTAGAATTCGAACGAATAggcaaacttttttaaatttaatattgctAACAGTTATAATACTCATTATATTGCATTATTAccatataatatttttgttccaGCTCTGCGAAGCGATATCCAAACGAGCTGCCTATCTATGTGCAGCAGGTGTCGTAACTGTTGCTCAGAAAATTGCGGAAAACAGAGGACCAGATGCTAAAATGACAATTGGCGTTGATGGATCTGTGTATAGGAAACATCCAACGTAAGTATTTTGAAGTTTAAATGACGCTTACTCGACGCTTTTTTGCTCTGTACAAGTCCATACTTCATAGAATTGAATTCACTCTGAAaagatattatatttaaatgtaTTAACTATTCGATGGGTTTGAATCCACGCATTCTTCACAGTCGACTGGTCGTGGTCAGTCAACCATAAATCATGACGGCACACACATTTGCTCATACTCGGCCATTAAGAAATGTAATAATATAAACACAATGAACAACCAACTGCATCAGTAATCTGAAGTTAATTTTTGGAGGCTAGCTCACTAAAAGCcatcaagtacttctagttggtgTGGGAAAACCATTTTcgcatatgtcatttctaacccccacctgactacgtcatccaaaaatgaCGTCACTATTACCGTACCACGTCACAGTGCTGAAATAATGCTCGTCAAAGTATACGGATTGTCGTCCAAAACATGCAGAGGATCATCCGAAATCAAGCAAGATATTTTCTCGTTGTAACGATcctgatatgagagagatcgctggctTCAGGGAGTTTGTTATCGTCTGCGGAGATGCCATTCCGGGAGTTCATAGCTTTTTTTTAGCAAACTCCAtgatgtgattgtgacatcgtagtgacgtaatttttgaatgacggtgggggttaggaataacacaTGCAAAAATGTTTCtgccacgccaactagaagtacttacggCGTTCAGTAAACATGCAGCAATTTTTCATCATACTGAAAATGCACATTAAACATGCAGAATGAagttaaaaattacatttcaagTTGAAACGAGACACAATTAAACTTTCATCTTAGGCAAAAAGTCTAAAGCGATGATCTGAAATAAAAATCGTAACTGAGAaggttatattttaatttgcagGTTTGCCAAACTTCTTCATTCAAAAGTCAGGGATCTTGGAGGCGACTTGAATGTAACGTTCCATGAAACGACTGATGGTAGCGGACGTGGCGCTGCACTAGTGGCAGCAGTTGAATGCAGACTACAAAATATACGTACGAAAGTGCCCAATCAAACTGAAGAATAAgaacaaagaaattgaaatggAGATTGGTATAATAAATCGTCAAATGAAGATTTGCAAATTATAATCATATGTGATATAGTTCATTCccaatttcaaatattgttcTTTTGGTACTTATTTTGATCACAAAATTGATATTAGATATGCTATGAAAAATCCTAGCAACACTAACTACAGTTCTAGACACGCCTTAGATACATTGGAAGAGCTTTGTTGTTTTTTCGCACCGGAATTAACCTAACctatttgattgttttttttcaattggtGGGCAGTCCAATTACTGCTACCTTCGTTAACTTTTGCCTATTTAGACTTGTAAGTGTGCAATTCTAGGAGACTAAGTCGCATTATGTTGCAATTTCGGTGTATGATGAATAGGtccacatgtggcccgctgcTTCATTATATGTGGCCCCCGTTGTATTTGCGAGAAAGTGAACAAAAAATCCCATTTGGTGTAGTTTCaccataaaaataaccagaagaTGCCACATTGCTTGCTTGATATGCCTGCAAGTTGTGTTGGTGACAGTCTAGAACGGCATTTTTCCCCTGTGACACTTTCTTcattatgaagagtttgaaatcttacactaaacgtatatatagtaagatttttgcaggttttagtgagtttttttagtgaattttgcatgttttagctcgataaatgacaaataatgatgaagtgtttggacaataaaaatgttttgttttattttgcactgtttacctattattggcactattgtggctcgtgaacaatacaaaaataatagtgtgg
Encoded here:
- the LOC120334894 gene encoding hexokinase-4-like — encoded protein: MESILKSLYLSDLTLLELAGAMRREMDRGLAAKTNEGAEMRMLPTYVTGTPDGTEDGEFLAFDLGGTNFRILLVKLVAGEHKNITMNSQIYHISQEIMTGTGAQLFDHLVECLWDFLSEREITSQLLPIGFTFSFPSNHLGIDKNILLCWTKGYTASGMVGEDIGKLLNEAIDRKSKIRPLNFDLKIMAIMNDTVGTVVSCGYDDNDTCMGMIVGTGTNMAYMEKQENIELLEKKTPASEMCINAEWGAFGDKSESLKAIRTEYDIYIDENSPNKGQYIFDKMISGMYMGELLRLIIVKLISNGEIFEEIAPDSKIFSPGLSAAFVSHIVNFNNDNDQIRQCVARFGLIASDEDCNKLVQLCEAISKRAAYLCAAGVVTVAQKIAENRGPDAKMTIGVDGSVYRKHPTFAKLLHSKVRDLGGDLNVTFHETTDGSGRGAALVAAVECRLQNIRTKVPNQTEE